One Magnolia sinica isolate HGM2019 chromosome 2, MsV1, whole genome shotgun sequence genomic window, TGAGGTGGAGCACCTTCCACGATTTTTCCTCAGGATGCCTCTTCAAATGATAAATGGGCCCATTCACGCCAGGACGCAGCATGAACAAACCCAGTTCATGAGAGAAGCAATCGATTCCAACCCCAACCCATCTCCGAGTTGGGCTTGATTAGTGCTATGCCCATCATCAAAATGTTCGGCCCACCAATCAAATACTCGGCCCTTGTCCAGCTTAATTAATGATCAGGCCTTATAGATCCGTAcaactctcttcttttttttttccttattttatcGGGAATTATTTAATAACTCTCAAGTCGATTTGGGACTCACCTGAATCGGCGTGAGTCATCCTGACTCGGCCTGGTTGGGGGTGACCCGGCAGTGTTGAATCGATCAGGTGTAACcaagtctgagtcaactcagaaaAATCGCTTGGGACTTGTTCGTCTTAAAACCTTGACGCTTGACACAAACAGGAACTAAGTAATTGTATACATGGCATTAATTAACTCAAAATAAGCTAAATTGTGAAACTCCCCTAGCTaggtcacagtcccaaaatcagattggttgaacaatcctaacccttgattAGCctacatttgtttgttgaaataggagcattggatttttattttttttcatttttaagtgtccattaaatgtccaccaatctgatagtcagatgaACAAATAAGTCCTaatttttgttcatgatacatgtAATTGGGATACATaagttggacagtttaatttcaaTTAGCTGTATGCGCAACATATCCAATTTTTGAACCATATACAAATTGGTGTctttttataataaataaataaataaataagcaaaaGTTTAACTAATTCATTTctaattataatttaaaattttaaactttttattaatttataataattacttTTATTTTCTAACTTTTAGCGAGATGTCATCACAGTATcctgagaaaaacctcaaaaactcAAAAATTTCTGCAGAAATTTCTAAGAaggagatttgtcactatgaGTTTATAAAGCATGAccatatcattttttatttttacttttaaaaaagaCACCACGCGAACCATTTCATACATCGCAGACATAGTTGTGATTGGATGTACAATAAGTAGTAACACAGCAGTTCTTGGTTGGTTATAACACCATCCTTGTTGGTGTCTATTATCTGGATCCAGGCCGTAAATTCCTGCACGGATGTAGGACCCTTCTCTCCCTTTATTCCTTTCCATTGTTATCAAACCTTAGAGATCCAagccttccatcaggtgggcctaacTGTTCAGAATCTCTTGACCAAAAATTACGCTAGCTAGCCTGCTTATCTTTTGGATGCATGTACACAGAAAGGGTGGCCAGTGAGAACGTGGCTGTGTAGCCACTGCATATGAGCACGCCGTCCATTCTTGGACCTACCTGATGAGCGGTGCAGATCTCACTCTTTGCTTCATGGCTCATGCTGAGGCCAGTGCATTGTAGGTTGCAAAATGTATTCGCGCATACCATTTCTCAATTGCAGTTAAGGTTCCAAGAAGGGAAAAATATCACAATATTCCGTTTTTTGTCCACCACATGGTTGAGAATCATTAGTGTTGGAAGTTGGAACCTTCGCAAAAGGTAGTTAACAGAGACCACTGCTCAAGTAGAGCATCTGAGCCATTGGAAGCACCATGTGTTCATCACATTCCAATCGGATagtgatttcacatgccaacgtCATGAGATACACATCGGGTGGAGAACCTTTCTTGGGATGCCTCTAGGGTggcaaatgggccatatcatgccAGGTCAGAGCATGTTCAACTACCTCATGAGATCAGCAGCCGAGTCTGGGCCCGGCCCAAACCAGAGTCAGCTTAGTCTACGTAcccatggcccaccatccaaatacTCAAATCCAAGCCAAGCCCAAGTTATTATCAGGCCTAAAACTTGGGTCCAGATTCCTATGGAGGCTTACTCCAAACGAAGCCCAAAGCATACTGGATTGGGTGGTACCAAATGCAAGTCGTTTCGGATACCATGAACATCCCAATCCATTTTTCTGCTTTATggagaattatttgatactctggtagcatatgatgcttgatatgcaggcgctTAGAGATTAGAGACATATCATACATCATACATTTACTCAATTTAGACTGACTAAATTGCGAAATACAGgtaacagtcccaaaatcagatggaTTGAACAATTCCCATCTTTGACTAATGTagacgtgtttgttgaaatatgactcttgcatttatttgttttttttactgtccaataagtgtccaccaatccTGAGAATGCTTACTGTTTGGGAACTTTGCAAAGTGACTTGAGTGGGACCCATTAGGTCGAGCTCAGGCCTAGTACTAGTTGAGGGCTCAATAAACaattaaaatatatgaaagaaatataaatataaaattataatatgTAAACAAAACTAGCTTTCCCTTTTTTAATAACGCGAAATGTGCTGAACCCGAGCCTAGAAAGGCCTACCCTAACTCAGCCCTTCGATACTCCTATTCTAGAGGTACCCAGCAGTGCTATTTCTGAAATAAGCCAAATTTTAATTATCACAAATGAAATAGTTTATAGCAGCATGACAAACGTGACCAAGAATTTGAAAAACTAGGGATATTCTAGCAAAAAATTAATTAAGGAAATGATATTATCTTGATAGTATATAGCGAAACTTTCAAAATATTGGTCATTTTCAACCTTTCATGATGTTTTACCGTGGAAATATCCTAATATTTATGCAATAGTTTTAACTAATTCATTTCtaattataatttaaatttttaaacttTTTCTTAATTTATAATATGAGATGTCATCTCAAAAACTTGAGAATCTCTGCAAAAATTTATAAGAACGAGATTTGTAGAGCATGACCATCGTTGGCAGGCAGAAATCTAaaacaccataaaaataaaaggaataaagaaCAAAGAATAAAGGCAGAAAATGTGTGAAACTGATgcagggagggatgtgatgaggtcaatcatggTCTTCCTTAGGGGATATCTACTTTGAATCTACACGCTCTTTAGACTCCTCATAGAACTTCCTCAAATTCATGAGTGATAAGAAATAGAACtattttctaataaattcaaaataatttgattgatgatttaaaatatatatatatatataaaaaaaaactaaaaaacaaaattacaactaTTTAAATTAGGAACTCAAACTTAAGATGGAGTTTTGGACTCAAACTCCAACTCGaacaccctaaaaacgtgactcaaaataaatagtaaacttactctTTATAAATGACCTCCATTCCTAGTAGagttcatggtttttggccaaaaatggtAAGTGTCCAATTCGGCCCAGCcatattattctcctaactttttaaagcccttttcatgttgggcacgaccaCGACTTCAACCTCTGCTTCAACTcaacttgaactaaaacttactatttatggtaaaaacgaaaataaatggGGCTTTTGACCATCTCCAAAAATAAATGGGACTTCTGACCgtagatttgatggaatctcacaaatctgatATGGGCAACTAGGCATAGACAGTTTGGTTAgcttaagtagcttctcctaccctaaaatcatatataatatgtcaaaaaactcatctcAATTTGCAAGATAcaattgttttaaggttttgacggtccgaATCATTTCCgtctccaatcgggccttctctggtctatCACTTgctatgaaagtgtctgcaacccgctctacatcataaacATTCTTCGAACCTGCCCACGGGCATTCAGATGGTGCGGATTTTTTTGGCACACAGTATATTAAATGCACCTAGTGGTGCAGGCAATACATTGCAGAACTCaagctattttatttatttatttggtgcACAGAAGGCAAAATGCTACATCACAAACTTAAAAAGACACCACACAAACCATGTCACACGTACTAACATTGTTGTAATTTTAACTAGTCGTGAGTCGCACCGATGAGATGGCCCCAGTGACTCTTTACAAAGCTCTCAAGTTCCAGAAACTCGTCAGGCGTATCGATTAAACCATTGCGATTGATGTCGGCTTCCTTCACAGCGCACCGGGCCCTCCATCTTGCAAACCAAAGGTGGAGGCCGCGGATGGCTGCCGCCAATTCCTGTTTGCTTATGATACCGTCGTTGTTGGTGTCTATTCTTTTGACCCAGGCCTTCACTTCTTCGATTGTTGCTTCAGGTGGAGGAGCTTGAGCTCGGTTACCCAGCATGCTGCACTTCAAACGTTTCTAACCAAACACCACAAAAATCGGTTTCACTACGATGAAACAACCACTATCCAAAGTGGCCTATTTATAGATGAGGGTGAAGCCTTTCTCCTCCTTTATTCGGTCTTATCACTACGAAACCCTAAAAGATCTCAGCcttgcatcatgtgggcccatctgtTTAGAATATCTGGGTGCAGGCTTTCTCGCTATCCTGCTCATCCGGTGGTTTCATGTTCACGAAAGAAATGAATATTTAAAAAGAATTGATACATGAGGTCACTGAGTAGTCACACTATATAAGCAGATCGACATCTTCCTTAGCTCAGGGAATCTAAAATCTAAATGGTGGCATCCACATGATGAGTGGTTTGGATTTCACCGTTTGGCAAATTCAGGGACCAACGCGTGGTAAGTTCACTCGCAAAGTgcatctattcatataatttctTAACCGGGCACGGCCTAGCTCACCTTAGTTTTATAAGgagtcgtttggatgcctataaatgttttattgtaaacacattacacttGAAAAGAGTTTTAGGTATAATCAGCTTACATGCTATTTTGTTTAGCTTTTAAGTGATAATCTGTTTACCGGTAAATAAATTGTGTGTTTGGCTTGTTGTTTTTTGtcttaaatcaatttaaaaataGGGTTAGTCGATGCTATTGAAGAAATTCATAATTTCTCCAGTTGGTTACTAGACTATTTAAGTATCCGTTCAATACCATCGAAAACtaagttcgatggcatcgagaccCATCAAAGtgcaattgaaaatttttgatttttcatgttttgtctctaAATTGTTTTAGTGTTATTTAGATGTCATTGAAGTGGGTTCAATGCCATCAACGatctgtcaatgacatcgaagtcccatcgaaagTGTCATTGAACGTATTGCAAAGTTATGCAGAATTGCGTATCTgcagaatttgtttcctatttcgattgtgattcttcttAAAActatatataggggtgtaatTGAGATTGATGTGTGTCCAAGAGTTTTCCAATTTGctcctagggtttcaagggtgtagcctaaggtgattcgaggcttgttcaaatcaaGTATTCTCTAAACttttataatttctgctttcatagtgatcatttgtTACGTTGTGCTATAGTTTTAAGGATTTAATAGAGGTATATTTGAAAAAAGGTTAGTTGATTGATgataaacaatggtaattgaatcaATGTGAAATAGAATACGACAATATCATGTGAATTGGAATCTTCTGAAAAGattgaaaatcaaatgcaaatgcTAGAAACAGTCAGATTTTTAAATGTAGGtaattttttatggcccacccgagGGTCTAAATTTCCTTGTTGCCAAAATGTATATTTCAATggatttattataattattatgtgAAATATTGCACTGACTAAATTTTgggtattaaaaaaaatatatatttacttAATGCTTTCCAATTGTAGTCATtcaaaaatataatttttggattctaattacaagcatccaaatgcaaTTGGGAATCTCAATTCACATCGATTCCATTTGCTATGTGTTTAGGATTCTAGCATATTCCAATTACAAACATTTAAACTAACCCTTAAAATGAGGAAATGTCTAAAGAAGTTAGAGAGGGCCTGGGGACAAAGACTCCATATATAGATGATTATATAATTCCCACTTAAATATATAGAAATTGGTTATGGCCACCCATTGATAAAATTGAGTATAAGGTGAAAAATTTTAGTAAAAAGAGATCCTTTTACATGGGAATTTCTTGAACAGGAAAGATACAAGCAAAGCAAAGAACGTCATTTTATTGCCTATAGACATTATTGCTCATACATACTGAAGTTCTAATTAGTTTAATCAAAGTTTTTAATGCCTTTTAATACACACATATATAGCtgttttttaaacttttttcccAGTCGAGATCGTAttaaatccaaacttttcatttttcattttttttttcttttttcttttttacattttcATTTCTTTGAATGAAAATTTTACTCTTTTTAACTAATGAAAGTTGATTATAAAAACTTATCAAGTTTCAGGAAAGGGACATGATTCTATgttctttgagatttttcttttttaaaggtaTATATATCTTCTCCACCATATGTTTGAGAATCGTCGTTTGGGAACCTTTGAAAAAGAGAGTTGAGCAGAACCTATGCTTAAGTGGAGCCATATGAGCCATTAGATGTATAAGTTGTTCATCATCATACTCCATTTGGGTAGTGAGATCACATTGCCTACGTCAGGTGGAGCACCTGCCACTATCTTTCCTAAGGATGCCTCTGGAATGATAAATGGGCCCATTTGCTCCGGGACCAGCATTTACAAACACAGGTAAAGAGACAAGCAACCAGTCCATCTCAGAGTTGGGATCAATTAGAGCCAGGTCCACCATCAAAATACTCATCCCACCAACTAAATAGTTGGTCCATGTCCAGCCTAATTAATTATCAGACGTTGTAGAGCCGTCcaactcttttttatttttcctattttattGGGAGTTATTTAATAGCGTATTAAGCCTATGACTGGCATGGCGATCAGGGCCAACTCAGCTCCTCTCAAGTCAATTCGAGACTCACTTGAGTAGGTGAATTAACCTGACTCGGCCTTGTTGGTGATGACTTACGAAAATTGTATTTAAATTGCCACGTTATATGAAAACTATTTTCCCTTCGACTTTTTCAAATAGTTGTACTTGTCAAGAGCTCAATTGCAAAGGCCAACTATTTTGGAGTTCCTTTTCAAATAAGTGCAAATgcctgttttatatatatatatatatatatatatatatcacacattTTGAAATAACCAATTTAATCCGAACACCTTGCCAAAGGTGGACCAATTTACCAATGGATACCAATAACTTCCAGAATATGCCTCTTTAAAACTCTGGCCATCTGAATTTGGGGCATCCAGATTGCTGGGAGTCCCAATCTCAGCCCCGCATAAGTCAAGCAtatctttaaagaaaatgaatatAAATGATCAAACCAAAGTCCACCtaactcatcatcatcatgaaaGCTTTATCTCAATTAATtgaggtcagctacatgaattaTATTCCTTCATTCTACTCTACCAAGGACCATTAGCTTGGGCTTATGAGGTTTATCTGGCTTGGTCTTGAGCTCTATTTTATTTCAGGTTCAAGCTTCAGCATATTTAATTGGGCTTAGGTCCCACTGCAGTCTTCGACACAAGCTTAGCAAGGCCTAACTGTAACCTGGGCCATTGACAGCTCCATTACTAATCTAGCAGTGTTGATTTCGAAATGACTTACATTTTTAATAGGGTTTAATACGTTCCATCTGCTCTTTTTGGGTGTCGATCGAACC contains:
- the LOC131224015 gene encoding uncharacterized protein LOC131224015, coding for MPHHAHHPPAAEASLEEAKAWLESIDTNKDGVISKQELVAALQKLNVWFPGFRSWLAIKNADFDGNDMLDLCGAEIGTPSNLDAPNSDGQSFKEAYSGSYWYPLKRLKCSMLGNRAQAPPPEATIEEVKAWVKRIDTNNDGIISKQELAAAIRGLHLWFARWRARCAVKEADINRNGLIDTPDEFLELESFVKSHWGHLIGATHD